A portion of the Actomonas aquatica genome contains these proteins:
- a CDS encoding M3 family oligoendopeptidase gives MAAPATTWTLESYFPTFDGPEHRAFLQTLAADLASGLQTTAATAPLDATNADTWVQRFLAWEDVTARLHHLSSYLDCLGSADAANEAYQSAEAALAQLQAGLSKLTTALECGLRDASAEVWDAFIADERLTDAAHTAGRLRASAQQRMSTESEALAADLGVDGISAWGRLYGTLTGKMSFPLTWPDGRTETVPMSQRRSLLNHPDRRVRAAAFTSSNRVWEANEDTLGAALNAIAGTRHTLYARRGQPHFLDAPLHDAALSRASLEAMMEAIQNQTEVGRRILRLNARLQGTPTLAWYDLSAPQLKDTLPALDWPRATALVESAFGAAYPDLQAYFRHMLEHRWIESEKRPNKRAGAFATGSALTREERIYMTYGGTMEDVTTLAHETGHTWHSHLLNSLRPCAQDYPMTLAETASTFAEKLLFDGLLADPNLDAAQRAFLTAQVVSHAPSYLLDIPVRFKFESAFYAERQSGLVPVSRIKELMVEAQREMFGDVLEVGGEDPWFWASKLHFYITDLSFYNFPYTFGFLLSSALYQEFKHEGAAFLPRYEKFLSLTGRATCEEVVRQSLGRDLTDPAFWAEAINAINPQVDAYAAAVDALS, from the coding sequence ATGGCCGCTCCCGCCACCACCTGGACCCTCGAAAGCTACTTCCCCACTTTCGACGGGCCGGAACATCGTGCCTTCCTCCAAACCCTCGCAGCCGATCTCGCCAGCGGCCTGCAGACGACCGCCGCCACCGCGCCCCTCGACGCGACCAACGCCGACACTTGGGTGCAACGGTTCCTCGCCTGGGAGGACGTGACCGCGCGCCTGCATCACCTCAGCTCCTACCTCGACTGCCTCGGCTCGGCCGACGCCGCCAATGAGGCCTACCAAAGCGCCGAAGCCGCCCTCGCCCAACTCCAGGCCGGCTTGAGCAAACTCACCACCGCCTTGGAGTGCGGCCTGCGCGACGCGAGCGCCGAGGTTTGGGACGCCTTCATCGCCGACGAACGTCTGACCGATGCCGCCCACACCGCCGGCCGTCTGCGCGCCTCCGCCCAACAGCGCATGAGCACCGAGTCCGAGGCCCTCGCGGCCGATCTCGGCGTCGACGGCATCAGCGCCTGGGGCCGCCTCTACGGCACCCTCACCGGCAAGATGAGCTTCCCCCTCACGTGGCCCGATGGTCGCACCGAAACCGTGCCCATGTCGCAGCGCCGCTCGTTGCTTAATCACCCCGACCGCCGCGTGCGCGCCGCCGCCTTCACTTCCAGCAACCGCGTCTGGGAAGCCAACGAGGACACGCTCGGCGCCGCCCTTAACGCCATCGCCGGCACGCGCCACACCCTCTATGCCCGCCGCGGTCAGCCGCATTTCCTCGACGCGCCCCTGCACGACGCCGCGCTCTCGCGCGCCAGCCTCGAGGCGATGATGGAGGCCATTCAAAACCAAACCGAGGTCGGCCGCCGCATCCTGCGCCTCAACGCCCGCCTCCAAGGCACGCCGACCCTCGCTTGGTATGACCTCTCCGCCCCGCAGTTGAAGGACACCTTGCCCGCCCTCGACTGGCCGCGCGCCACCGCGCTGGTTGAGTCCGCCTTCGGCGCCGCCTACCCGGACCTGCAGGCCTACTTCCGCCACATGCTCGAACACCGCTGGATCGAGTCGGAGAAACGCCCCAACAAACGCGCCGGCGCCTTCGCCACCGGTTCCGCCCTCACCCGCGAGGAGCGCATTTACATGACCTACGGTGGCACGATGGAAGACGTCACCACCCTCGCCCACGAAACGGGTCACACGTGGCATTCGCATCTGCTCAATTCCCTGCGCCCCTGCGCGCAGGACTACCCGATGACGCTCGCCGAAACCGCGTCCACGTTCGCGGAGAAGCTGCTTTTCGACGGTCTGCTCGCCGATCCAAATCTGGATGCCGCCCAGCGCGCGTTCCTCACCGCTCAGGTCGTTTCGCACGCGCCGTCCTACCTGCTCGATATTCCGGTGCGCTTCAAATTTGAGTCGGCCTTCTACGCCGAACGTCAGTCCGGTCTGGTCCCGGTGAGTCGCATCAAGGAACTCATGGTCGAAGCCCAGCGCGAAATGTTCGGCGACGTCCTGGAAGTCGGCGGCGAAGACCCGTGGTTCTGGGCGTCGAAGCTGCATTTCTACATCACCGACCTCTCGTTCTACAATTTCCCCTACACCTTCGGCTTCCTCCTCAGCTCGGCGCTGTATCAGGAATTTAAGCACGAGGGCGCGGCCTTCCTGCCGCGCTATGAAAAGTTTCTCAGCCTCACCGGTCGCGCCACCTGCGAGGAGGTCGTGCGCCAGTCCCTCGGCCGCGACCTCACCGATCCCGCCTTCTGGGCCGAGGCCATCAACGCGATCAACCCGCAGGTCGACGCCTACGCCGCCGCCGTCGACGCCCTCTCCTAG
- a CDS encoding cytochrome c peroxidase produces the protein MSPRAAYLALPLFTVAAVGVIRAERVPVLPDDPANYADIALPAYLLENQIPGNSPFQNAAADNDSTPADNPTTDDGATLGRVLFYDINLSANGTVSCASCHDQSAGFSDSRQLSLGFAGGETRRHSMSLTNARFNDSGKYFWDERADSLEAQVLMPFQDEVEMGLTLEQLVSIVSAQDYYPTLFTHAFGDDTIDADRIARALAQFVRSMVSTNSRYDQGRSSVNSPTDPFPNFTAQENQGKAIFYGVGRNGPSCIDCHTTEAFISPGLFTPHASTTTGATNNGLDRVSTNDLGIAESTGNVNDTGRFRVPSLRNVAVTAPFMHDGRFNTLREVMDFYARDIQPHAQLAEILQPPPGQQPRIGLNNNDRNALVAFLRTLTDETLLTDAKFSDPFVEVTVPDDETPTTPTPEPEPDPEPDPQPEPDPVVVTPPPALSNLSSRAYLSTTSGAMVSGFVVSGDAPKTLLIRGIGPSLATFGLNDALPRPQLSLFALGNDTPLATAGAWHEQPDATDLAAITAQLGAFTLSTDAADSALLVTLDPGIYTVHLRDRDGLSGNGLIEVYDADAIAESEMANLSVRADLTRPGEVLLPGFVVPGDTPRTFLLRAVGPALADFGLTTAADNPRLTVLNANGATVVTNDDWDRAGNATQIEDATQAVGAFALPANSRDAATVVALPPGAYTVRVDSPTGSTGTVLIELYPVTL, from the coding sequence ATGTCCCCTCGTGCTGCCTACCTTGCTCTGCCCTTGTTCACCGTCGCCGCGGTCGGCGTGATCCGCGCCGAACGTGTGCCCGTCCTGCCCGATGACCCGGCCAACTACGCCGACATCGCGCTGCCGGCCTACCTGCTCGAAAACCAGATTCCGGGCAACTCGCCCTTCCAGAATGCCGCCGCCGACAATGATTCGACGCCCGCCGACAATCCGACCACCGACGACGGTGCCACGCTCGGCCGGGTGTTGTTCTACGACATCAACCTGAGCGCCAACGGCACCGTCTCCTGCGCGTCCTGCCACGATCAATCCGCCGGCTTCAGCGACTCGCGCCAACTCAGCCTCGGCTTCGCCGGCGGCGAAACGCGCCGTCACTCCATGAGCCTCACCAACGCGCGCTTCAACGACTCGGGTAAATACTTCTGGGACGAACGCGCCGACTCCCTCGAAGCTCAGGTGCTCATGCCCTTCCAGGACGAGGTCGAGATGGGCCTCACCCTCGAACAGCTCGTATCCATTGTTTCAGCACAGGATTATTATCCGACCCTCTTCACCCACGCCTTCGGCGATGACACCATCGACGCCGATCGCATCGCCCGCGCTCTCGCCCAGTTTGTGCGCAGTATGGTGAGCACCAACAGCCGCTACGATCAGGGACGCTCCAGCGTCAACAGCCCCACCGATCCCTTCCCCAACTTCACGGCGCAGGAGAATCAGGGCAAAGCCATCTTCTACGGCGTCGGCCGCAACGGTCCGTCCTGCATCGACTGCCACACCACCGAAGCCTTCATCAGTCCCGGCCTCTTCACCCCGCACGCCAGCACCACCACCGGCGCGACCAACAACGGCCTCGACCGCGTCTCAACCAACGACCTCGGCATCGCCGAATCCACCGGCAACGTCAACGACACCGGCCGCTTCCGCGTGCCGTCGCTGCGCAATGTCGCGGTCACCGCTCCCTTCATGCACGACGGCCGCTTCAACACCCTGCGCGAGGTGATGGATTTCTACGCCCGCGACATCCAGCCCCACGCCCAACTCGCCGAGATCCTGCAGCCGCCCCCCGGACAACAGCCCCGCATCGGCCTCAACAACAACGACCGCAACGCCCTCGTCGCCTTCCTCCGCACCCTCACCGACGAAACCCTGCTCACCGATGCCAAGTTCAGCGACCCCTTCGTCGAGGTGACCGTGCCAGACGACGAAACGCCCACCACCCCGACCCCGGAACCCGAGCCGGACCCGGAACCCGATCCCCAGCCCGAACCCGATCCCGTCGTCGTCACGCCCCCGCCCGCCCTCTCCAACCTCTCCAGCCGCGCCTACCTGTCGACCACCAGCGGCGCGATGGTTTCGGGTTTCGTGGTCTCCGGCGACGCGCCCAAAACCCTTCTCATTCGCGGCATCGGACCCTCCCTCGCCACCTTCGGTCTCAACGACGCCTTGCCCCGTCCCCAGCTCAGTCTTTTCGCCCTCGGCAACGATACCCCGCTGGCCACCGCCGGCGCCTGGCACGAACAGCCTGATGCGACCGACCTCGCCGCCATCACCGCGCAGCTCGGTGCCTTCACGCTATCCACCGACGCCGCCGACAGCGCCCTGCTTGTGACGCTCGATCCCGGCATCTACACGGTGCACCTGCGCGACCGCGACGGGTTGTCGGGCAATGGACTCATCGAAGTCTACGACGCCGACGCGATCGCCGAGAGTGAGATGGCCAATCTATCCGTGCGCGCCGACCTCACGCGCCCGGGAGAAGTGCTCTTGCCCGGTTTTGTGGTGCCCGGCGACACGCCCCGCACCTTTCTGCTCCGCGCCGTGGGACCGGCTCTCGCCGACTTTGGCCTCACCACCGCAGCCGACAATCCCCGCCTCACTGTGCTGAATGCCAACGGTGCCACCGTCGTCACCAACGACGACTGGGACCGCGCCGGCAACGCGACTCAGATCGAAGACGCCACCCAAGCCGTCGGCGCGTTTGCCCTGCCCGCCAACAGTCGCGACGCCGCCACCGTTGTCGCCCTCCCGCCCGGCGCCTACACCGTGCGCGTCGATTCTCCCACCGGTTCCACCGGCACCGTCCTCATCGAACTCTACCCGGTGACGCTCTGA
- the tyrS gene encoding tyrosine--tRNA ligase: MTILEELQWRGLYADCTDLDALTERLAQGPTTLYAGFDPTADSLHVGNLVPLLALRRFQDYGHHPIALAGGATGMIGDPSGKSSERNLQTPEQVSANIAAIKGQLARFLDFENSTNPARLVDNASWTAPFSFLDFLRDVGKHFPVNLMLAKDSVRTRLEEGGISYTEFSYMLLQAHDFYHLRTDTQCELQVGATDQWGNITAGTELIRRKSGATAWGLTFPLLTKSDGTKYGKSASGAVWLDPKRTTPYRFYQFFMQAEDADVIKLLKVLTFLPKEEIDALETELAANPGARASQKALAQAVTTLVHGEDVCADAMRASTIMFGGGLDGISESVFEDVVGEVPTTDIAADAFAGEGTNVIDIVVAAKLCPSKGQARKDITAGGIYVNNERCADIARQLTTSDLLFGKYLLLRKGKRNYAVLRVS; the protein is encoded by the coding sequence ATGACTATCCTCGAAGAGCTTCAATGGCGCGGCCTCTACGCCGACTGCACCGATCTGGATGCGCTCACCGAGCGCCTGGCCCAGGGTCCCACCACCCTTTACGCCGGCTTCGATCCCACCGCCGACAGCCTTCACGTGGGCAACCTCGTGCCGCTGCTCGCCCTGCGCCGCTTCCAGGATTACGGCCACCATCCCATCGCCCTCGCCGGCGGCGCCACCGGCATGATCGGCGACCCGTCCGGCAAGTCCTCCGAGCGCAACCTGCAGACGCCCGAACAGGTCAGCGCCAACATCGCCGCCATCAAAGGCCAGCTCGCCAGGTTCCTCGATTTCGAGAACAGCACCAACCCCGCCCGTCTCGTCGACAACGCCTCCTGGACCGCGCCCTTCAGCTTCCTCGATTTCCTGCGCGATGTCGGCAAACACTTCCCGGTGAATCTCATGCTGGCCAAAGACAGTGTGCGCACCCGCCTCGAGGAAGGCGGCATCAGCTACACCGAGTTCAGCTACATGCTGCTCCAGGCCCACGACTTCTACCACCTGCGCACCGACACCCAATGCGAACTGCAGGTCGGCGCGACCGACCAATGGGGCAACATCACCGCCGGCACCGAACTCATCCGCCGCAAGTCCGGCGCCACCGCTTGGGGCCTCACCTTCCCGCTGCTCACCAAGTCCGACGGCACCAAATACGGCAAGAGCGCCAGCGGCGCCGTGTGGCTCGATCCGAAGCGCACCACCCCCTACCGCTTCTACCAGTTCTTCATGCAGGCCGAGGACGCCGACGTGATCAAACTGCTCAAGGTCCTCACCTTCCTGCCCAAGGAGGAGATCGACGCCCTCGAAACCGAACTCGCCGCCAACCCCGGCGCCCGCGCCTCGCAGAAAGCACTCGCCCAAGCCGTCACCACCCTCGTCCATGGCGAGGACGTCTGCGCCGACGCCATGCGCGCCTCCACCATCATGTTCGGCGGTGGCCTCGATGGCATCAGCGAATCCGTGTTTGAGGACGTCGTCGGCGAAGTGCCCACCACCGACATCGCCGCCGACGCCTTCGCCGGTGAAGGCACCAACGTCATCGACATCGTCGTCGCCGCGAAGCTCTGCCCGTCCAAGGGTCAGGCCCGCAAAGACATCACCGCCGGCGGCATCTACGTGAACAACGAACGTTGCGCCGACATCGCCCGCCAGCTCACGACGAGCGACCTGCTCTTCGGCAAGTATCTCCTGCTCCGCAAGGGTAAGCGCAACTACGCCGTCCTGCGCGTAAGCTAA
- a CDS encoding redoxin domain-containing protein: MPIAVGSTAPDFTLKSKTAEGLVDVKLSDNFGEKATVLLFFPLAFTGVCTQEFCDVTAGLAQYADLGASVIGISVDSPFAQEAWAKANKIDITLVSDLNKDVTKAYDVVFPGLAGIGDTSARAAFVIGKDGVVKYAEQTPAPTELPDFEAVKAALAS; the protein is encoded by the coding sequence ATGCCCATCGCAGTAGGATCCACCGCCCCCGATTTCACGCTCAAGAGCAAGACCGCCGAAGGTCTGGTCGATGTGAAGCTGAGCGACAACTTTGGCGAGAAGGCCACGGTGTTGCTCTTCTTCCCCCTCGCGTTCACCGGCGTGTGCACCCAAGAATTCTGCGACGTGACCGCGGGTCTCGCCCAATACGCCGACCTCGGCGCCAGCGTCATCGGCATCAGCGTCGACAGCCCGTTCGCGCAGGAAGCCTGGGCCAAGGCCAACAAGATCGACATCACCCTGGTCTCCGACCTGAACAAGGACGTCACCAAGGCCTACGACGTCGTGTTTCCGGGGCTCGCCGGCATCGGTGACACCTCCGCCCGCGCCGCCTTCGTGATCGGCAAGGACGGCGTGGTGAAATACGCCGAGCAGACCCCGGCCCCGACCGAGCTGCCGGACTTCGAGGCCGTCAAGGCCGCCTTGGCCAGCTAA
- a CDS encoding beta galactosidase jelly roll domain-containing protein → MMIPAKRLAQKKDPLSKEEAQAHPAKAMAVFLSSVIAALAGTGGVLVSAFNDDDDDGDRSRGSAVSAWRATDETFYVPSAAQRVLSLDDGWRFHTGDDTRWSAAAWDDSSWSEIAVDSRWESEGYADYDGFAWYRGHFTAPATLPEGSFYLRLGRIDDADEVWLNGEYLGRHGELKAGGQSAYDVHRRYAVPRQLVRAGAKNLIAVRVWDERLGGGMMAGDPALMVQALPAPLVDLTGEWQLSVDDQPDYCRVEVDTAEFSPVVVPGNWDLQGKEGFDGHLWYRVAFTAPEGLAADDSLVLVLGAVDDEDETYLNGELIGETHATSAEDRVWERPRVYTFPAGSLRAGEKANVVAVRVYDERSWGGIRHGPVGIMTASDWETFQAGREVASHSWLRVWNWLLGRS, encoded by the coding sequence ATGATGATCCCCGCGAAACGATTGGCGCAAAAGAAAGACCCCCTGAGCAAAGAAGAAGCCCAGGCCCATCCGGCGAAAGCCATGGCGGTGTTTTTGTCGTCGGTGATCGCCGCGCTGGCGGGCACGGGAGGCGTGTTGGTTTCCGCGTTCAACGATGATGACGACGATGGCGACCGTTCCCGTGGCAGTGCGGTCTCGGCCTGGCGGGCGACGGACGAGACTTTTTATGTGCCGTCCGCGGCGCAGCGGGTGCTTTCGCTCGACGACGGTTGGCGCTTCCACACCGGTGACGACACGCGTTGGTCGGCGGCGGCGTGGGACGACAGCAGCTGGTCGGAGATCGCGGTGGACTCGCGGTGGGAGTCGGAGGGTTACGCGGACTACGATGGTTTCGCATGGTATCGGGGCCACTTCACCGCACCGGCGACGTTGCCCGAAGGGAGTTTTTACCTGCGGCTCGGCCGCATCGATGACGCCGATGAAGTGTGGTTGAATGGTGAATACCTCGGCCGTCACGGGGAGCTGAAGGCGGGTGGTCAGTCGGCTTACGATGTGCATCGGCGCTACGCGGTGCCGCGGCAGCTGGTGCGGGCGGGCGCGAAGAACTTGATCGCGGTGCGGGTGTGGGATGAACGGCTCGGTGGCGGCATGATGGCCGGGGATCCGGCGCTGATGGTGCAGGCATTGCCGGCGCCGTTGGTGGATTTGACGGGAGAGTGGCAGCTCAGCGTGGATGACCAGCCGGACTACTGTAGGGTTGAGGTGGATACAGCGGAATTTTCGCCGGTGGTCGTGCCAGGCAACTGGGACTTGCAGGGCAAGGAAGGGTTTGACGGCCACCTCTGGTATCGCGTGGCGTTTACGGCCCCGGAGGGATTGGCGGCCGACGACTCACTCGTGCTGGTGTTGGGGGCAGTGGACGACGAAGACGAGACCTACCTGAACGGGGAATTGATCGGCGAAACCCATGCGACCTCGGCGGAGGATCGCGTTTGGGAACGCCCGCGGGTGTATACGTTTCCGGCCGGGAGTCTGCGCGCCGGCGAGAAGGCGAATGTGGTCGCGGTGCGCGTGTATGATGAACGCTCTTGGGGCGGGATTCGGCACGGCCCGGTGGGCATCATGACGGCGAGCGATTGGGAGACGTTTCAAGCCGGGCGCGAGGTCGCGTCGCATTCGTGGTTGCGGGTCTGGAATTGGTTGCTGGGGCGGTCGTAG